The Leishmania mexicana MHOM/GT/2001/U1103 complete genome, chromosome 32 genomic interval CAGCACAGCAACTCGACGCGCTGTCGGCCATGGCCTACCTTGTCGGCTCGCCACTGCAACGACAGCAGCCTGTCGGGAGTGACATGACGCACCCTGCCTTGCTTGTAGCGGCGaaactgctgcagcacggcgtcgaCCCCGAACGCATTATTGAACTGATCGAGTGCCGCTACCACGACGCCTCCTAGGgtgagcagcgctgccaccgagagggagaaaagcGGTACTTTTCCCGCGCAGTGGCGCGCACGCTGACGACGTGTACCGATgacgcccttcctccctccctccatcagCTGACCATGGGGATCTCTGGCCCACAGGCGAACTGcccaaaaagaaaacgaccAAGTCTTAAGCCAACGACAAATGTGTGCAAAATGCGCTCATGTCACATCGATGCGGTGAAGGGGAACGGCAATAGACATCCGGCGCCCTTGTGCGcgcgaggggtgggtgggtggatgtCGCAGCTACCTACGTCGAGTTGTACGGGCCTGCTTGCCTTTTTTTAGTCCCACCCGCTCTTCTCACACGTCGTGATGCGCTGTGCGTATCAGGcgctttctttctcttcccttACTCATCGCGggtggcgtgtgtgcctgtgtgagCGAAGTGGGGACTTGCGGAGTccagagggggaggggaagagagagtcCCCGGTTTGTTCCGCTCCTGAAACCTCTCCACGCACGAAAGCACCGAAGCCGTCTTCTCTCAGCCGCCTACGCTCGCCTCTACGCTTCGCTATCCCGATCCCTTGTGTTGGATGCGCTTCCCTCTCCCAAACTCCTCCGTTTTCTGCTCCGTGCGAGCTTTCCTTGCCTTGTTTctgagcagctgccgctgctctccaccGCTGTGCGCAGTGTCGCCGCTCTTAATCCTTTCGCACAACGTCACATGCACAAGGGCAGGCACATCTGCACACGTATCCGCCATCTCGATACGAACTCCACCGTCACCTGCaaccaaaagaaaagagaagggcaCCTCTCGTGTATTTTAGCCTTGCCCATGGCGCTTCTCTCATCGAAGGCCGCCCGCAAGTGgggacggcgctgcctctACGCCACCGGAATACTGGGCGTCGGATACGTCGGGGCCGACTACGCCACAGAAAACTCCCTgacgcgctcgctgcgcacgtTGCTCGCCTTTGGCATCATTGTGGGCACGTACAAGTTCACTACCCCTAAGACACCCGAGGAACTGTCTTCCATGCACAGCCGCGTCGCGCGCATCATCCTCGACACATGCCTAAAAAATGAGGGGTTGTACATCAAGATAGGTCAAGGCCTGAACTCCATGAGCCACGTGCTCCCGCGCGAGTACACGGAAGTGCTCAAAGTGCTGCTGGACCAGGCGCCGCCTGTTCCAATTGCAGAGATTCGAAAGATCATCCGCGCCGAAACCGGCAAGGAAATCGAGGAGCTGTTTGTCCGCTTCGACGAGACGCCCGTGGCCTCGGCGTCGATTGCGCAGGTGCACCAAGCGTGGCTTCCGCCTCCAGCAGACGGCTCATCGGCGGAGCCGCAGAGAGTAGCTGTGAAGGTGCGCAAGCCGTGCATCTCCACACAGTCTGTGTGGGACCTGTACATGTATAGCACCATCATGACGCTGCTCAAGCTTCTCTTTGACCTACCGACGGACTGGTCCAGGAAGACCGTGTGCGACGCGTTGGTGCGCGAGATGGACTTGACCTTGGAGGCGTCCAATGCGAAGCGCTTCCGACACGCTTTCCGCGACAACCCGCGCTTGTACATCCCGCGTGTTCACGACGCGTACACCTCAAAGCAGCTGCTCGTTCTGGAGTGGATCGAGGGGACGAAACTGAACGAAGTGGAGTCTATACGAGCGCAGTACGATGAGAAGCGTGTCCTGACCACCTTGTTCGACGCCGTTGGTGACATGGTCTTTAAGCACGGCTTCGTCCACGCCGACCCGCACGCCGCCAACGTCCTTGTGCGACCTTTGCCGAAagccaccacgaccaccacggcagcgcgcaaCTCGAGCGACTACCAAGTCGTCCTCATCGACTTTGGCCTCGCCACACCGGAGCGGGTTCGCTTTCGATATCAATACGCCCTACTCTTTGTGAGCCTCTTTACCCATGACAAGGAATCGCTGCGGCGGGTGGTGCACGACTGGGGCATCAACGACGCCGAGATGTTCGCCTCTCTGCAGGCGCAGAAGCCCTTCGAAGCGATCCAGGCCGGCAGCTACGACGAAGTCACACGCGATGAGGTGATTGCCATGCAGACGAAGGCGCATGAGCGGGCAAAGGAGATTTTACGCGACATACGGCGCATACCGAAGGAGCTCATCATGGTGGGCCGCAGCCTCGACATCCTGCGCGGCATCAACCGGCTTTACGGGTCACCGATAAACCGCATGAACATGTTTGTCCAAAGTGCCGTAGAGTGTCTGGGTCCACTGCGCAACTATGACGCGGTCGACGCGTACTTGAAGCGCATGCAGAAGATTATGGAGGCGCGAGGTTGCTTGACAACCGTCGCCATGGACTCCTACCAGGAGTACGAAAGCGTGTACGATGCCTCTGCAGACACTGTGCGAGAGGAGCaagaagccgcagcagcacagatTGCCGCCGAGGACGCACAGATTGGGTTCCATCACCCCTCGCAAGGGCCAGCATCGGAGGTGTACACCTGGCTCGACGCCGTGTATCGCgccttgctgctgcacagTCTTTTGTTCCTGCTCAACGCGGTTCACGTGATCACCTACACTTACAACTCACTGATCGGGATGGTTCTGCCACTCGCAGCGCAGAGGAAGCTCCGTATCGCAAGCCTGGAAGACCGACGTGATCGTCTATATGGGCAACAGTGGAGTATCGAGGGGGAAGAGATGGCGGAAGCCGTCCTCGCGGCTGCCTAAAACGCACGCAGAGCGAAGGACAAACGGGAAGGGATAAGAAGATGGCCAATGCAGTGACGGAacacacctctctccccgcctTCTTCTCTGCTTGCTGAGGTATTGTTTGCCCATGATGGTGTCACCCACCGCACCACGGTATCAGGGCCCAGTGCCCCCACTCGGTGGGGAGCCCAAGAGCCTGCATCCTGTCCTCGGGTACGGGTGCGAACTCTTGGTGCCAGCGGACAACTCAGTGCTGACGCGGTGCgggagagacgtgcggtCATGATCACGTTTGCATCAGCTCACCACGCATCGTGTCGACGACTCAGCACGTAGTGGAAGAAGCGATCCGCACCgatcacccccaccccatagcacacgcatgcaagACACCGCGGCACCTGCTGCATCTGACCGGGTGGGCcgatgaggcgcagatgccggaaGCATGGTGAGAGCACACTCGAGTGGCACCACCGAGTCCACCAGACTCCCATGCGGAGAGTCTCCACGCCATATTGcgggatgccgcggcttgaagcgactgagagagcgaggcaaGGCACACGGGCAAGGCGCGCAGGATCTCAGCAGGCCCTGACCTGAGGCTGGCCGACATCCTCTCTGAGCTCACCCGGCATGCGAGTGcccaccccccccacgcCTACCACCCGCATGGCAGGCGTCACTGCCTGTgccctcgagcagcaccCTGGACGCAGCCCGCTTTGGATCGATGCGTGCAGCCCAACCGGGTCTCCGTCTGGCGCTggtcgcgcagcacgtgccCCAAGAAGGGATGCAAAGAGCCCGTTCGGGGCATGGCCCCGGTGCAAGGGCAGGACGGCTCAGCCTAGAGGACGAGGGGATGTAGCCGCAGTGCTACAGGGGTGGatgagctgtggttgtgtaTGCGCATAGCTGTTGGCTTGTTTACAGCGGAATAACACGCTGATACGAATAAAGCAACTTACGTCTTCTTTacaggcggcgctgctgctgtgcgcacacgcggacCCACTCGCGATGTCGCGTACGTTTGGCGTCCAACACGTATGTGTATCTATGCATccttgtgtatgtgtgcgcttCAGTGGCGTTGCGGATGCATCCACGCGTATGTGAAACACGTGTACTTGCACCCGTACGCGGTATTGGCGTTGTTATTCGTTTCCTCCGTCGTCTTCATGACAGTTCTCCTTTGTGCTGACTCCCCCGTCCTCTCTCGCGCCGACGTGGCGTTCTGCCTGTCGGCCTGACTTGACTGCCCATTATGAAGCTTCTGCCGGGGACCACAGAAAGCACCATAGTTTTCAAGGCAGAGATGCAGATAGTCacggcagctcctcctccccgccacTTCTTCACCCGTACTCATAAACGCGCTCTCTCGCAGCACTCTCGACTGCCAGGCCTCCGTCCGCACAGAAAGCTTGCACTTCGCTGTCTGCGGAATCGCTCGATTATGGCGGCCGCTTcttgctcgctcgctctcacacgtgcaccctcctcctctccctctccctctggtTGCCTTTCATCCGTGGCCCGCCCACTCGCTTCTCACATGTGAACGGTACAAGAATCACGCATAGGTGCTAATTCTGCTACATCTCTGGTCCTCATCACTTTGCCGTGCACGTTCCTGTGTTCACCCTTCTCGTTTCCTTCAGCCAGGGCATCCATTCCGTGGAGGCGACGTCGCAGC includes:
- a CDS encoding putative ABC transporter; the protein is MALLSSKAARKWGRRCLYATGILGVGYVGADYATENSLTRSLRTLLAFGIIVGTYKFTTPKTPEELSSMHSRVARIILDTCLKNEGLYIKIGQGLNSMSHVLPREYTEVLKVLLDQAPPVPIAEIRKIIRAETGKEIEELFVRFDETPVASASIAQVHQAWLPPPADGSSAEPQRVAVKVRKPCISTQSVWDLYMYSTIMTLLKLLFDLPTDWSRKTVCDALVREMDLTLEASNAKRFRHAFRDNPRLYIPRVHDAYTSKQLLVLEWIEGTKLNEVESIRAQYDEKRVLTTLFDAVGDMVFKHGFVHADPHAANVLVRPLPKATTTTTAARNSSDYQVVLIDFGLATPERVRFRYQYALLFVSLFTHDKESLRRVVHDWGINDAEMFASLQAQKPFEAIQAGSYDEVTRDEVIAMQTKAHERAKEILRDIRRIPKELIMVGRSLDILRGINRLYGSPINRMNMFVQSAVECLGPLRNYDAVDAYLKRMQKIMEARGCLTTVAMDSYQEYESVYDASADTVREEQEAAAAQIAAEDAQIGFHHPSQGPASEVYTWLDAVYRALLLHSLLFLLNAVHVITYTYNSLIGMVLPLAAQRKLRIASLEDRRDRLYGQQWSIEGEEMAEAVLAAA